Proteins from a single region of Syntrophales bacterium:
- a CDS encoding secondary thiamine-phosphate synthase enzyme YjbQ produces MKTLSIKSTARIQMIDITGSLQSLVREQGVRQGICTVFVPHTTAAVTINENADPDVVRDITSAMERIVPADGPYRHREGNSDAHIKVSFFGASETVIIEGGRLVLGTWQSVFFCEFDGPRTRNVLVKLVADS; encoded by the coding sequence ATGAAAACCCTCAGCATCAAGTCCACAGCACGGATCCAGATGATCGACATCACCGGTTCTCTCCAGTCCCTGGTCCGGGAGCAGGGTGTCCGGCAGGGTATCTGCACGGTTTTTGTCCCCCACACAACGGCGGCAGTGACAATCAACGAGAACGCCGATCCGGATGTCGTGCGGGATATTACGTCCGCCATGGAGCGGATCGTTCCCGCCGACGGTCCCTACCGCCACCGGGAGGGCAACTCGGACGCCCACATCAAGGTCTCGTTTTTCGGAGCCTCGGAAACCGTGATCATCGAAGGGGGACGGCTCGTGCTCGGTACGTGGCAGTCCGTCTTTTTCTGCGAGTTCGACGGGCCGAGGACACGCAACGTTCTGGTGAAGCTGGTGGCGGATTCCTGA
- a CDS encoding rod shape-determining protein — translation MLFDFILGKFSNDLAIDLGTANTLVYVKGEGIVLSEPSVVAVHRDARGTKKVLAVGAEAKKMLGRTPGNIEAVRPLRDGVIADFDITEVMLRHFIQRVHNRRTLIRPRIIVSIPSGITQVERRAVRETVESAGAREVYLIEEPMAAAIGAGLPIMDPISSMVVDIGGGTTEVAVISLAGIVYSKSVRCAGDRIDEEIVQYLKRKYSLLIGERSGEIIKTTIGSAFPDNEIRKVDVKGRDLISGIPKIIEANSEEIREAIMEPISLIVDAVKDALENAPPELAGDIVDRGITLTGGGALLRNLDLLLKEETGLPVTVAEDPLSTVVRGAGMALDHMNLLKEVAVQP, via the coding sequence TTGCTGTTTGATTTCATTCTGGGGAAGTTTTCCAACGATCTGGCTATAGACTTGGGCACAGCGAATACGCTGGTCTATGTAAAAGGAGAAGGCATCGTTCTGAGCGAACCGTCCGTCGTGGCCGTTCATCGCGATGCACGGGGAACCAAAAAGGTTCTGGCGGTCGGCGCGGAAGCGAAAAAAATGCTCGGCAGAACCCCCGGGAACATTGAAGCCGTCCGTCCCCTCCGGGACGGGGTTATCGCCGACTTCGACATTACCGAGGTCATGCTCCGGCATTTTATCCAGAGGGTTCACAACCGCAGGACGCTGATCCGCCCCCGAATCATCGTCTCCATCCCGTCGGGCATCACCCAGGTGGAGAGGCGGGCCGTCAGGGAGACCGTTGAATCGGCGGGAGCCCGGGAAGTCTACCTGATCGAGGAACCCATGGCCGCCGCCATCGGCGCGGGGCTTCCCATCATGGACCCCATCAGTTCGATGGTCGTGGATATCGGCGGCGGGACGACCGAAGTGGCCGTCATCTCCCTGGCCGGCATCGTGTACTCCAAGTCCGTGCGGTGCGCGGGCGACCGGATCGACGAGGAAATCGTCCAGTACCTGAAACGGAAATACAGCCTGCTCATCGGGGAGCGGTCCGGTGAAATCATCAAAACCACCATCGGCTCCGCCTTTCCGGACAATGAGATCCGCAAGGTGGACGTAAAAGGCCGGGATCTGATCTCCGGGATTCCCAAGATCATCGAGGCGAACTCGGAGGAAATCCGGGAAGCCATCATGGAACCCATCAGCCTCATTGTCGACGCCGTCAAGGATGCCCTCGAAAATGCGCCTCCCGAACTGGCCGGAGATATCGTGGATCGCGGCATCACGTTAACCGGCGGGGGAGCCCTGCTTAGAAACCTCGATCTCCTTCTCAAGGAGGAAACGGGACTGCCCGTGACGGTGGCGGAGGACCCCCTGTCCACGGTTGTCCGCGGCGCCGGCATGGCCCTGGATCACATGAATCTTCTGAAGGAGGTGGCCGTCCAGCCGTAG
- a CDS encoding Hsp20/alpha crystallin family protein gives MAFRKLLPSLWGERAVPAGQEGDHPFSALQQEMNRVFDDFFQGTAFAPFPSAGRRAGGFHPSVDVKEGAKEIVVQAELPGIEEKDVEILLEESALVLKGEKKFEKEDKGDGYHTIERSYGSFQRVIPLTREIDLNKVQARFKNGVLTVTLPKLEQAKAKEKKISIQSA, from the coding sequence ATGGCATTCCGAAAGTTGTTGCCATCACTCTGGGGAGAGCGTGCGGTTCCGGCCGGCCAGGAAGGAGATCACCCCTTTTCCGCTTTGCAGCAGGAAATGAACCGGGTTTTCGACGATTTCTTCCAGGGGACGGCTTTTGCCCCGTTTCCCTCTGCAGGCCGCCGCGCCGGAGGTTTCCATCCTTCCGTGGACGTGAAGGAGGGGGCGAAGGAGATCGTCGTTCAGGCGGAGCTTCCCGGGATAGAAGAGAAGGACGTGGAGATTCTCCTGGAGGAGTCGGCCCTCGTTCTCAAAGGCGAAAAGAAATTTGAAAAGGAAGACAAGGGTGACGGTTACCATACCATCGAGCGGAGCTACGGGTCGTTTCAACGGGTCATTCCCCTGACCCGGGAGATCGATCTGAACAAGGTCCAGGCCCGGTTCAAGAATGGCGTTCTGACGGTAACCCTGCCGAAACTGGAGCAGGCCAAGGCGAAGGAAAAGAAGATTTCCATCCAGTCGGCCTGA
- a CDS encoding inositol monophosphatase family protein gives MDSPGAFMKDVARKAGDWLKKRLGEEHTVDYKGVINIVTEADRQSEEMIVSAILDRYPDHDILAEEADRVPKGSPYRWIIDPLDGTTNYAHGYPVFCVSIALEENGVVRYGVVYNPMLKEMFYACRGGGAFLNERPLRVSGTKDLSRSLLATGFPYDIRDNSDNNMNYFQVMARSAQAIRRAGSAALDMAYVAAGRFDGFWELRLMPWDTAAGWLLVVEAGGQVTNLSGAPFALNAPHILASNGRIHESMIAALRLAPSPA, from the coding sequence ATGGATTCCCCTGGTGCCTTCATGAAGGATGTTGCCCGGAAGGCAGGCGATTGGTTGAAGAAGAGGCTCGGCGAAGAGCACACCGTTGACTACAAGGGCGTCATTAACATCGTTACGGAGGCGGACCGCCAGTCGGAGGAAATGATCGTATCGGCGATTCTCGACCGGTATCCGGACCACGACATTCTGGCGGAAGAGGCGGACAGGGTTCCCAAGGGGTCGCCGTACCGGTGGATCATCGACCCTCTCGACGGGACGACGAACTATGCCCACGGCTATCCGGTGTTCTGCGTGTCCATTGCCCTCGAGGAGAACGGCGTCGTCCGGTACGGCGTGGTTTACAATCCGATGTTGAAGGAGATGTTTTACGCCTGCCGGGGCGGGGGGGCCTTTCTGAACGAACGCCCCCTTCGCGTTTCCGGGACAAAGGACCTCTCCCGCAGCCTCCTGGCCACGGGATTTCCATATGACATCCGGGATAATTCCGACAACAACATGAATTATTTTCAAGTAATGGCCAGAAGCGCCCAGGCGATCCGGCGGGCCGGATCGGCGGCGCTGGATATGGCCTATGTGGCGGCCGGCCGTTTCGACGGATTTTGGGAGCTCCGCCTGATGCCCTGGGACACGGCGGCCGGATGGCTCCTGGTGGTCGAGGCCGGCGGGCAGGTCACGAATCTCTCGGGGGCGCCCTTTGCGCTCAATGCACCTCATATCCTCGCTTCGAACGGGCGAATTCACGAGTCCATGATCGCTGCCCTCCGTCTTGCCCCCTCCCCGGCCTGA
- a CDS encoding Hsp20/alpha crystallin family protein — MKEQELQKQTASNPVEMERTRNRKVYVPRVDIYETKESIVLLADMPGVDESSVDIMLEKNVLTINGTVEPVAFPGHNLVYAEFDTGDYQRAFTLPEEIDQNRIEATVKNGVLRLVLQKAEKSKARKIAIKAE; from the coding sequence ATGAAGGAACAGGAACTGCAGAAACAGACGGCTTCGAACCCGGTGGAAATGGAACGGACGAGAAACCGCAAGGTGTATGTTCCCCGGGTCGATATCTATGAGACAAAGGAGTCCATTGTGCTTCTGGCCGACATGCCGGGAGTGGACGAGAGTTCCGTGGACATCATGCTGGAAAAGAATGTGCTGACCATCAACGGAACGGTGGAGCCTGTCGCCTTTCCCGGGCACAACCTCGTGTATGCCGAATTCGATACGGGAGACTATCAGCGGGCTTTCACCCTTCCCGAGGAGATCGACCAGAACAGGATCGAGGCCACGGTAAAAAACGGTGTTCTCCGTCTCGTTCTCCAGAAGGCGGAGAAATCGAAGGCCAGGAAAATCGCCATCAAGGCGGAGTGA
- a CDS encoding single-stranded DNA-binding protein, producing the protein MLNKVMLIGRLGADPEVRYTPDGAMITTFRLATDEQWKDKSGEKVQRTEWHRIVTFGRLAEICGNYLNKGKLVYVEGRIQTRSWEDKEGQKRYMTEIVAASMQMLDGRGQGKPATGDEPSSGAPDGGYPEDDVPF; encoded by the coding sequence ATGCTCAACAAGGTGATGCTCATCGGACGGCTGGGAGCGGACCCGGAGGTTCGCTATACCCCGGATGGCGCCATGATCACGACGTTCCGGCTCGCAACGGACGAGCAATGGAAGGACAAAAGCGGCGAAAAGGTCCAGCGGACCGAGTGGCACCGCATTGTCACCTTCGGCCGGCTGGCGGAAATCTGCGGAAACTACCTGAATAAGGGCAAGCTGGTTTACGTGGAAGGACGGATCCAGACGCGCTCCTGGGAAGACAAGGAAGGTCAGAAACGGTACATGACGGAGATCGTCGCCGCGAGCATGCAGATGCTCGACGGGAGGGGCCAGGGGAAACCCGCGACGGGGGACGAACCTTCCTCCGGTGCGCCCGACGGCGGATATCCGGAAGACGACGTGCCGTTTTGA
- the mreC gene encoding rod shape-determining protein MreC, producing the protein MSASKRKKNLIILAVFLLLTLAMISYHLRYPERPGLIRIAVLEITGPVQSTLMASFHSLRDTWTDYLHLIGLRQENRALGKKIDELTTELNRYREGYLEAQRLQALLSLQQELKIPAMAARVIDKSQGTLFKTILLDRGTTRGVRPGQPVLSSRGVVGRVIEASPNISKVLLITDEKSNIDALIQRTRAEGILQGNGSGGGRLKYISNLEDVQAGDVLLTSGLSGLYPKGLVLGSVTAFDKKADSLFQKIDMAPASDFNRLEEVLILDYKQKK; encoded by the coding sequence ATGAGCGCATCGAAACGAAAAAAGAACCTGATCATCCTGGCCGTCTTTCTCCTGCTGACGCTGGCCATGATCTCCTACCACCTGCGGTACCCCGAACGTCCGGGCCTGATCCGCATCGCCGTCCTGGAGATCACCGGCCCCGTTCAGTCCACCCTGATGGCATCCTTCCACTCCCTGCGAGACACATGGACGGACTACCTGCACCTGATCGGTCTCCGGCAGGAGAACCGGGCACTGGGGAAAAAAATCGATGAGTTGACCACGGAACTGAACCGCTACCGGGAAGGGTACCTGGAGGCCCAGCGGCTCCAGGCCCTGTTGTCCCTGCAGCAGGAATTGAAGATTCCGGCCATGGCGGCGAGGGTCATCGACAAGAGCCAGGGCACCCTCTTCAAGACCATCCTCCTGGACAGGGGAACCACCCGTGGCGTCCGGCCGGGGCAACCCGTTCTCTCCAGCAGGGGAGTGGTGGGACGTGTCATCGAGGCGTCACCGAACATTTCCAAGGTGCTCCTGATCACGGACGAGAAAAGCAACATCGACGCCCTGATCCAGAGGACCCGTGCGGAGGGCATTCTCCAGGGCAACGGCTCCGGAGGCGGCCGCCTGAAATACATATCCAATCTGGAGGACGTTCAGGCGGGAGACGTTCTGCTCACGTCCGGCCTGTCCGGCCTTTATCCCAAGGGGCTCGTCCTGGGCTCGGTCACCGCCTTCGACAAAAAAGCGGACAGCCTTTTCCAGAAGATCGACATGGCTCCGGCGTCGGATTTCAACCGGCTGGAAGAAGTCCTGATTCTGGACTACAAACAGAAGAAATGA
- a CDS encoding DUF4115 domain-containing protein — MEDAETTRNTAPDQAFPVQDLKSLRESQGIQLKDIFEATRITIINLEAIETGRFGKLPAPVIARSFIRSYARSIGADEGKLLERYNRFLAESEGPSLEEVLIPPKKKSLKKWIVTISCLALALIIAAAVLMLREPVPAPSAPSVPSAAAPPAQPTETATPAPATQQPPAGAPGSPPAAPEPSASAPAPTPAVVQETPQPRPPSAPTAAPAPAATDGYSLVIEARDYTWIRLSEDQSQPYQVLLKPGERLERRASRSFDIDVGNAGGTQLTFQGKPLGPLGAPGQVVHLRLP, encoded by the coding sequence ATGGAAGATGCAGAAACCACCCGGAACACGGCACCGGATCAGGCATTTCCTGTCCAGGATCTGAAATCCCTGAGGGAATCGCAGGGGATTCAGCTGAAAGACATTTTCGAGGCCACACGGATTACCATAATCAACCTGGAAGCGATTGAAACCGGCCGTTTCGGAAAACTGCCGGCACCGGTTATCGCCCGCTCCTTTATCCGGTCGTATGCCAGGTCGATCGGCGCCGATGAGGGCAAACTGCTGGAGCGATACAACCGGTTCCTGGCGGAGTCCGAAGGTCCCTCCCTGGAGGAGGTACTCATACCACCGAAAAAAAAGTCCCTCAAGAAATGGATCGTCACGATTTCATGCCTGGCGCTGGCCCTGATCATTGCGGCGGCCGTTCTGATGCTCCGGGAGCCGGTTCCGGCGCCATCCGCGCCATCGGTCCCTTCCGCCGCGGCCCCGCCCGCCCAGCCAACGGAAACCGCAACACCCGCCCCGGCCACACAGCAGCCCCCTGCCGGCGCACCGGGATCCCCGCCGGCGGCTCCCGAACCTTCCGCATCCGCTCCGGCTCCGACTCCGGCAGTTGTCCAGGAGACACCCCAACCCCGACCGCCCTCCGCGCCGACGGCTGCACCCGCACCCGCAGCGACGGATGGATACTCCCTGGTCATCGAGGCCCGGGATTACACCTGGATCCGCCTCAGCGAAGACCAGAGCCAGCCGTACCAGGTTCTGCTGAAGCCGGGGGAAAGGCTGGAGCGGCGGGCATCCCGCTCGTTTGACATCGATGTGGGAAACGCCGGGGGAACCCAGTTGACATTTCAGGGAAAACCCCTGGGCCCCCTGGGGGCACCGGGGCAGGTCGTACACCTTCGGCTTCCCTGA
- a CDS encoding Hsp20/alpha crystallin family protein, which translates to MFGPVWRFGRIVDLMPEVQRLQREMNRLFSGVSQPFSQDFPAINVWSGENEIVVSAELPGADPDGMDISVVGESLTLTGGRNPETLKEGENYHRQERSSGRFSRTLQLPFRVDAGNVAARYEKGVLHITLPRAEADKPRKISIKAE; encoded by the coding sequence ATGTTCGGACCGGTCTGGAGATTTGGAAGAATCGTGGATCTCATGCCGGAGGTACAGCGCCTCCAGCGGGAAATGAACCGGCTGTTTTCGGGCGTCAGCCAGCCCTTCAGCCAGGATTTCCCGGCGATCAACGTCTGGAGCGGAGAGAATGAGATCGTTGTCTCCGCGGAGTTGCCGGGAGCGGATCCCGACGGCATGGATATCTCCGTTGTGGGGGAAAGCCTGACCCTCACCGGTGGACGGAATCCGGAGACCCTGAAAGAGGGCGAGAATTACCATCGCCAGGAAAGGAGCAGCGGGCGCTTCAGTCGAACCCTGCAGCTGCCGTTCCGGGTGGATGCGGGAAACGTGGCTGCCCGTTATGAAAAGGGTGTTCTCCATATAACCCTGCCGCGGGCAGAGGCGGACAAACCCAGAAAGATCAGCATCAAGGCGGAGTAG
- a CDS encoding twin-arginine translocase TatA/TatE family subunit produces MFGIGIPELLIILVIILIIFGAGKLPEIGNALGKGIRNFKKATREPDEIDVTPQNKKVEPK; encoded by the coding sequence ATGTTTGGTATCGGTATTCCAGAATTGCTGATCATCCTGGTGATCATCCTGATCATCTTCGGCGCCGGCAAGCTTCCGGAAATCGGCAATGCCCTGGGAAAGGGGATCCGGAACTTCAAGAAGGCAACCCGGGAACCCGACGAAATCGATGTGACCCCCCAGAACAAGAAGGTCGAACCGAAATAA
- a CDS encoding YggS family pyridoxal phosphate-dependent enzyme: METIRSVSENIASVTEEIARAARKAGRSPAEVRLLAVTKTVDDDRIREAIAAGVDLIGENYVQEARRKIELLGRPLPWHFIGHLQTNKAKYAVRLFDLIHSVDRMELGRELDRRAAAAGTPLRILVEVNVSGEASKSGIPAVHALDLIRGLAELPGLSIRGLMTMPPWFDDPEEARPHFSTLRQLAESIRRERIEGVHMEELSMGMTNDYRIAVEEGATIVRVGRAIFGERPV; the protein is encoded by the coding sequence ATGGAAACGATCCGATCGGTTAGCGAAAATATCGCCTCTGTCACGGAGGAAATCGCCCGGGCAGCGCGGAAGGCCGGGCGCTCGCCGGCGGAGGTCCGCCTGCTGGCGGTCACAAAGACCGTCGACGACGACCGGATCCGGGAGGCCATCGCGGCGGGCGTGGACCTCATCGGCGAGAACTACGTCCAGGAGGCCCGGCGCAAGATCGAACTCCTGGGCAGGCCGCTTCCGTGGCACTTCATCGGGCACCTGCAGACGAACAAGGCCAAGTATGCCGTGCGGCTCTTCGACCTGATTCATTCGGTGGACCGGATGGAACTGGGCAGGGAGCTGGACCGCCGGGCCGCTGCAGCGGGAACGCCCCTAAGGATTCTCGTGGAGGTCAACGTGAGCGGCGAGGCCAGCAAGAGCGGCATTCCGGCCGTCCATGCCCTGGACCTGATCCGCGGCCTGGCGGAATTGCCCGGCCTGTCCATCCGGGGGCTGATGACGATGCCTCCCTGGTTCGACGATCCCGAGGAGGCCCGGCCGCATTTTTCAACTCTCCGGCAGCTTGCGGAGTCCATCCGCCGGGAACGGATCGAAGGCGTACACATGGAGGAGCTCTCCATGGGCATGACCAATGATTACCGGATCGCCGTGGAGGAAGGGGCAACCATCGTACGGGTCGGCCGAGCGATTTTCGGCGAGCGGCCGGTGTGA
- a CDS encoding Maf family protein translates to MGIIQENKLILASASPRRIELLKRVGLAFQVLPSGVEEEGRPEESPEGHVLRLSAAKAGALARRNPDAWVLGADTIVVIDGRVLGKPADREEAKAMLRTLSGREHTVYTGFSVLSGGGNRAISRAISSAVLFKDLSDEEMNWYVLSDEPYDKAGGYAVQGMGAFFIQEIRGSYTNVMGLPLCEVIDVLREAGAIRFSTNGNDPIG, encoded by the coding sequence GGAATCATTCAAGAAAACAAACTGATCCTGGCATCCGCATCACCGCGGCGGATCGAGTTGCTCAAGAGGGTCGGCCTGGCGTTCCAGGTGCTCCCCAGCGGCGTGGAGGAGGAAGGGAGACCCGAGGAATCCCCGGAGGGGCATGTGCTCCGGCTCTCGGCGGCCAAGGCAGGTGCCCTTGCCCGGCGGAATCCGGACGCCTGGGTGCTGGGCGCCGACACGATCGTCGTCATCGACGGACGGGTGCTGGGAAAACCCGCCGATCGTGAGGAGGCAAAGGCCATGCTCCGGACGCTCAGCGGCCGGGAACACACGGTCTACACGGGCTTTTCCGTCCTGTCCGGGGGCGGAAACCGCGCGATCTCCCGGGCGATCTCCTCAGCCGTTCTGTTCAAGGACCTTTCAGACGAGGAGATGAACTGGTACGTTCTTTCGGACGAGCCTTACGACAAGGCGGGGGGGTATGCCGTCCAGGGAATGGGAGCCTTCTTCATCCAGGAAATCAGGGGATCTTACACGAACGTCATGGGCCTCCCCCTCTGCGAAGTTATCGACGTCCTCCGCGAGGCGGGGGCCATCCGGTTTTCGACCAATGGAAACGATCCGATCGGTTAG